Proteins co-encoded in one Pelobates fuscus isolate aPelFus1 chromosome 5, aPelFus1.pri, whole genome shotgun sequence genomic window:
- the FOXN4 gene encoding forkhead box protein N4 translates to MIDSDVSAIMSGIIRTSEQNHHPPNQEYRLMTTDPTQIRGDDLPNDLQSLSWLTSVDVPRLQQMTSGRMNYSLTSENSVMDQQGHHISSNVHSPGAMIHVPVSMQQGIMGLNTMTSHGSTISQYNMAGHLSPSLQSQQSMYQSHTHQIYALSQESQQCSPAGLYSNSYTTQSPYSQPRLAAHSTQDIHPKNYPKPIYSYSCLIAMALKNSKTGSLPVSEIYSFMKEHFPYFKTAPDGWKNSVRHNLSLNKCFEKVENKLSGSSRKGCLWALNPAKIDKMEEEMQKWKRKDLPAIRRSMANPDELDKLIMDRPENCKAPSKLTELDLPPMSNMANIPGRIPMAQLHPHPIMTLSLQSIPLHHHIQTQSRIASSSPAPAQSPPIHTVPDMTHSPMHQHIMSRAVSDFLNLNSDVNTEVDCLDPSIMDFALQGNIWEEIKDESFNLDTLGAFTNSPLQLSDCDLGTIGLTPVSNSSDQSFSDFQVTSLYTTYAKLDNVPPSQCVTGPGNKPIALL, encoded by the exons ATGATAGACAGTGACGTCTCTGCCATTATGTCTGGGATAATAAGAACATCAGAGCAAAACCATCACCCTCCAAATCAAGAATACAG ACTAATGACGACAGACCCCACCCAAATACGAGGGGACGATCTTCCCAATGACCTgcaatcactgtcatggctgacTTCTGTAGATGTCCCCAGGTTGCAGCAGATGACAAGTGGAAGAATGAACTACAGCCTCACATCAGAGAACTCAGTAATGGACCAGCAAG GTCATCATATATCAAGCAATGTCCACTCTCCTGGTGCCATGATTCACGTACCAGTAAGCATGCAACAAGGGATTATGGGTCTGAACACTATGACATCTCATGGATCCACG ATTAGCCAGTATAATATGGCTGGACATTTGTCTCCAAGTCTGCAGTCTCAGCAATCTATGTACCAGTCCCATACTCATCAAATCTATGCACTTTCTCAGGAATCCCAACAG TGTTCTCCAGCCGGTTTATACAGTAACTCCTACACGACACAGTCTCCGTACTCACAGCCACGCCTGGCGGCTCACTCTACCCAGGACATACACCCCAAGAACTACCCCAAACCCATCTACTCATACAG TTGCCTTATTGCTATGGCCTTGAAGAACAGCAAGACTGGCAGTCTACCTGTGAGCGAGATATACAGCTTCATGAAGGAACATTTTCCTTATTTTAAG ACGGCTCCAGATGGTTGGAAGAACTCAGTTCGACACAATCTGTCTTTGAACAAATGCTTTGAAAAGGTAGAGAATAAACTTAGTGGGTCCTCACGTAAAGGTTGTCTTTGGGCTCTGAATCCAGCCAAGATTGATAAGATGGAAGAGGAGATGCAGAAATGGAAAAGGAAGGATCTGCCTGCCATCCGTAGAAGCATGGCAAATCCAG ATGAGCTTGACAAACTGATTATGGACAGGCCAGAGAACTGCAAAGCTCCAAGCAAATTAACGGAATTGGACTTACCACCAATGTCAAACATGGCGAATATTCCCGGGAGGATTCCCATGGCCCAGCTCCACCCACATCCTATCATGACATTGTCCTTACAGTCCATTCCACTACATCATCACATCCAAACTCAGTCCAGAATAGCATCAAGTTCTCCAGCTCCAGCCCAGAGCCCTCCAATCCACACAGTGCCAGACATGACTCATAGCCCAATGCACCAGCACATCATGAGCAGGGCTGTATCTGACTTCCTCAACCTTAACTCGGATGTGAACACAGAGGTGGATTGTCTGGACCCAAGTATTATGGACTTTGCTCTACAAG GAAATATATGGGAAGAAATAAAGGATGAGAGTTTCAATCTGGACACTTTGGGTGCCTTCACCAATTCTCCTCTGCAGCTATCAGACTGTGACTTGGGAACCATTGGTCTAACACCTGTGTCCAACAGTAGTGACCAGTCATTCTCGGACTTTCAAGTCACCAGTCTATATACCACTTATGCCAAGCTGGACAATGTGCCACCTTCTCAGTGTGTGACAGGACCTGGCAATAAGCCCATCGCCCTTCTCTAA